TTAACAGATCTGTGGCATAcactatctttgtgtaacaatgtcaacacacagcattagacttatccaattgtcttttcccTTCATTGATGCAGACAACAAAGCTAAAGTGTTCCACACAGGTGAGTGTAAGGAGATGGGGACGCATGCATCTGCATTAGCCATGCTGATCCTGTGGACATGCGCACTGTCACCTCCGTCAACTAATAGCTGTTGAACCTGAACTGCAATGACATTTCTGAGCGTggaaggcggatcttccttctgggttcacTTCCCTGTTGGGACCCTCAGAGTGGGTTGATAATAGAACCAGCCTCTGTTCTTTtggaggaaacattttttaacccgGCGAACTGAGTAACACACCCTAAACGTGCGCTCACACACTCTTGCGCTGCACGCTCCCATGCTCTGTCCCACCCCATCCTTCCTACAGGTGCGTGAGGGCAGAAACCATTGAGAGTCTCAATGGAATACCGCGAGTAACATTAGTTCCGCCTCAGCACAAAGCTAAtagattggggggttaaacaaacaaaaaatcaaaacggTGCACACATGAGCCGAAATGGTTTGGTCCAACTACGTGTACTGTTACACCCCTAGTTAGTCTCTTCTGGTCCTCCAGACTCCTCAGGCATTTTCCCCATTGATCATTGAGTTCATTGGTACTTGACAAACCCAAAAGTCCTGGAAGAGTATAAAAGGctccttgttttgtttgtgtcccTTCAGTCCTTCCCCAGCATTGGATGACTGAAGAGGAGGATCTCTGCATCCAGCAGAGGAACTTCAGCGTGaaacaggaggaaccagaacctccagagattaaagaggaactgcaggaaccagaacttccacagattaaagaggaactgcaggaaccagaacctccacagattaaaggggaactgcaggaaccagaacctccacagattaaagaggaactgcaggaaccagaacctccacagattaaagaggaaccagGAGAACTCTGCATCAGTCACTTGTCAGAAGGTCAGTGTgactctgagcttcagctccacGCAATAGGTATGTTCACTTCAACAACGGTTCTGAAGACATTGTTGGTCAGTGCAGCCGACAACATTCTTCAAATCATAATATCTTAGTTAGTCCCTCTAGCTAACGacaagaggaaccagacagggttgcccactctccccttctCTTTTTggtatatttattgagcctctagcagcaacaataagacagaatgagagcattaaaggaattaaaaccaaacacagccatcataaaatttgtctctatgcagatgacataatTAATTCACGTTCTGAAAATGAAGCAATAGCAATTAGTAATGATTTCTCTTCCATTTCAGACTACtcaattaattggaataaatcagTTTTACTACCACTAAACAGTAATACAGAGCAGGTTCTCACTACTAGTCAAATTGGtcaatatcaaatatctaggtatttatttctcCCCCAAATTATCAGAAATGGTGCTGCTAAATTACACCTCATTGCTGCAAAGCATACAGGATGATCCAACCCACTGGGTCAACCAGCCTCTGTCCCTCATGGACAAGGTAGCCACAATAAAAAATGGGGGATGGGGCCTTTGGGCTGAGGAGACCTAGACACAatgctgggggacggctgtttcaACATGTACCCTCTTCCCCATATAATCACTTATTAAGGAGATTGGGGGCaacctgcgatgcaccttgggggaaGGAAtcacttggcagtggtccccctcccatccCATGGTTGTCGTATGGGAACGGGCCTCCCTTTCTCGGTTTAAATTGCACCCTAGACATGTAAGACcccttggtggtggtggtggtggggggggggttcttggacatcactgccagcaagcaaaATATGTCCTCTCAGCGCCCTACCCGCCAACTGCACCTTAGATtattagggccccttggtggtgATGGAGTTTGGACATTAATGTGAGTAATAAGGAGAGGTCTTCTCAGTGTATTactcaacaaaaataaattaggcAGGAACGTGGACAAAAACATCGCGGACGCTGCATTTGACACCAGTCAGTGGAATGGAAGCGGGATAACTGATTTGATCAACATTTAGGGCGATCGTTCTATCCAGGCAAAACTTGAGGGGATCTTATAGGAATAGGGCGGTTTTTGAAGAAATTGCGAGAGAAATGAACGAGCGGGgatacagacgatcctggctccaatgccagAGAAAAATTAAAAGCCTACGAGCAAAATACAAGGAGGTAAAGGACTGGAACAAACAAAGTGGCCGTCAAATTTTGGGGGATAAGCCCAGCGTTCAGCCATTAGAACTCTTGGACAGCTGCTTTGCTCTAGAGGAGcccgaggaggaggagagccCAGGTCCCGCAACTATCGCGGCCAGCCTGGCCAGTCGGTCTTGCGGTGATACAGGTGGGTTATTTGCACATGGCATAGCCACTGTGACTTAACTTTATAACATTGAAATATGGTGTGTGATAGTTTGTTCATTGCATACAGGTGATGGGATCCTTGTAGCTCCTTCGCCTTCTACCTCAGATGGAAGTGCTGCATCAACAACTGATGATCTTGCATCATCTTCATCGTCTGTGAACAGACGGAATGCATCCTCCACATCCACTGCTTGTATGTTCTTGGTTGTATTTTGATCGTTTTCTAACCCCATTAACCTCTTAACCCCCACACCTGAATACTTTTTCTACAGTTAAAGCTTCTTAGAAAAAAGCTACGAAAAGGTTATGTAAATACAACCAAAAAGCGATGAAAGcgtgacaaaaagaaataacaaatatgATGCTGGTGTAACAAAATTTGACAGATGAgtgatcttttaaaaaattcaaaaagtgaTGGCAACACTGTTACATCAGTGTCATAGCTGTCAAATGAGGTGTTAGTTTGGTGTGAAGGCTGAACAGCATAGTTTTGTTTATAAATGGCCTTAAATAAACCTAATAATTACTAGATTTAAACTGGCATGCTTGGCCTTTTTACTGTTGTACTAATAAAACATATAATCATGGTAATCCTTATTTTGatctgatttttgttgttgttttttacagctACTACTGccaggagcagaaaaagaaaatctaggATGGAGGCAACGCTGGAGGTGTTTGCCAACAAGATCACCAGTGCCCTGAAACAGGATGACACAgacattttacttaaaatgcAAGCAGCTCAGCATGAGCATGAACGAAAAATGTTTACCATGATGACACAGTTTATGGAGAGATCATTCCAGCCTCCACAGCCACCATTATACCAAGCCCCAATTCACCGCTCTCGTGTTTACAGCCCAATTCGTTCTTCTACTCCTTCCACACAGTTTCCTGTGGCTTCTTCTCCATCTCCCTTCCCGCCCGTGCCCTTTTTCCAAGATTTAAATCGACTGCCCTTCAACAATGCTCATCAACATCCTCATCTCAATCAGTCATTTTACCAGGCACCGGGACACACACAGGCTTTTAACGAGGATCATCTGCCACCTTCCCAGTGTAAAGATGATGAAACGCATTTTACAAATTTCTAAATGTTCTAAAACATTTATGCCAGTTCAGGCAGTCAGTTCTGCACAATATCCAAGTTCAAATGTGAGTGTTATTTATATGTAAGGTTTGACtcaaatttttaaataaagccatACATGTCCTGAGGTTATTTCGTTTCATTTGTgttaattttgctttgaaatagGCTCCAGCATACAATTTAATCCTAGAGTAGGCCTAAATAAAGTGCAttttaattgaattcattttttgATACATGGAATGAATAAAGCATGAAGTTCAACTTTATTTTACACACAAGTCAAGTAACgtcaaaaaatgattcaagaattttttaaacagatttcaaaataatgaaGACCTTGTAATAGTGAAGACGGAAACTAACTTTATATGAACAGAGAAGCATTGAGGCCAAAAAGTACAAGTATTGTGACAGCCCAGTTTGTGGCTCAACGTTGGCTGAGTCAATGCTTCTCTGACTCTTGATGGCTGCACATCTACAAATCGTCCTCCTTCAGCCCATCTCTCAGCATGAGGAACAGTTCCACTGGCCTCTTCAGAATTCTCCCCGTGCATTTCACACAAGTT
The sequence above is drawn from the Oryzias latipes chromosome 2, ASM223467v1 genome and encodes:
- the LOC105355304 gene encoding uncharacterized protein LOC105355304, with amino-acid sequence MNERGYRRSWLQCQRKIKSLRAKYKEVKDWNKQSGRQILGDKPSVQPLELLDSCFALEEPEEEESPGPATIAASLASRSCGDTGDGILVAPSPSTSDGSAASTTDDLASSSSSVNRRNASSTSTASTTARSRKRKSRMEATLEVFANKITSALKQDDTDILLKMQAAQHEHERKMFTMMTQFMERSFQPPQPPLYQAPIHRSRVYSPIRSSTPSTQFPVASSPSPFPPVPFFQDLNRLPFNNAHQHPHLNQSFYQAPGHTQAFNEDHLPPSQCKDDETHFTNF